The Deltaproteobacteria bacterium genome has a window encoding:
- a CDS encoding alcohol dehydrogenase catalytic domain-containing protein — translation MVASRWNPAVAYRLTQPFRIETLERPVALERPGDVLVRPRMTGVCGSDLKLYAGTRDRAALSRKLPLVLLHEGVGDVVETHPGGGIRPGTRVAVVPNIPCYVAFPERYPSKAEGCAACRPGGVGENYCLEHLYLSSNTDGMAQSVFRHPGSLVVPVPAEVPDRVAALAEPLTTVLAGCEKAPIFPDRRYLILGNGPIGQMVAITLIGFYQVPPEAIVMTGHGWESRSAVAALVGAVLDAEDATAFAGLRGAIDVAFECVGGSANGETLAQAVAALRPGGCAVLFGPSERAVAIDTREVIGKGLVFLGCNRSFVSHFEQVLDRMRDPRIQRMLGDVIASEPVPVRSADDLNRAFYQAWTNGDGRKTLLVWPGLE, via the coding sequence ATGGTAGCTTCACGCTGGAATCCGGCGGTCGCCTATCGGCTGACGCAGCCGTTTCGCATCGAGACGCTCGAGCGCCCCGTGGCCCTCGAGCGGCCGGGCGACGTGCTCGTGCGGCCGCGCATGACCGGGGTGTGCGGCTCGGATCTGAAGCTCTACGCCGGCACCCGCGACCGCGCCGCGCTGTCGCGGAAGCTGCCGCTCGTGCTGCTGCACGAGGGGGTGGGCGACGTGGTCGAGACGCATCCGGGCGGCGGGATCCGTCCCGGCACGCGCGTCGCGGTCGTGCCGAACATTCCGTGCTACGTCGCGTTTCCGGAACGCTATCCGTCGAAGGCGGAGGGCTGCGCGGCGTGCCGGCCGGGAGGCGTCGGGGAGAACTACTGCCTCGAACACCTGTACCTCTCGAGCAACACCGACGGCATGGCGCAGAGCGTGTTCCGGCATCCGGGGTCGCTCGTGGTGCCGGTGCCGGCGGAGGTTCCGGATCGCGTCGCGGCGCTCGCCGAGCCGCTCACGACGGTGCTCGCGGGCTGCGAGAAGGCGCCGATCTTTCCCGATCGACGCTACCTCATCCTCGGCAACGGGCCGATCGGGCAGATGGTCGCGATCACCCTGATCGGCTTCTACCAGGTGCCGCCGGAGGCGATCGTGATGACCGGACACGGCTGGGAGAGCCGGAGCGCCGTCGCCGCCCTGGTCGGCGCGGTGCTCGACGCCGAGGACGCGACGGCGTTCGCCGGGCTGCGCGGCGCGATCGACGTCGCCTTCGAGTGCGTGGGGGGCAGCGCCAACGGCGAGACGCTGGCGCAGGCCGTCGCCGCGCTCCGGCCGGGCGGGTGCGCGGTCCTGTTCGGGCCGTCCGAGCGCGCGGTGGCGATCGACACCCGCGAGGTGATCGGCAAGGGCCTCGTCTTCCTCGGCTGCAACCGCAGCTTCGTGTCGCACTTCGAGCAGGTCCTCGACCGCATGCGCGATCCCCGCATCCAGCGGATGCTCGGCGACGTGATCGCGA